Below is a genomic region from Trichomycterus rosablanca isolate fTriRos1 chromosome 15, fTriRos1.hap1, whole genome shotgun sequence.
GGGTTTCCTTTGagtgatccggtttcctcccacagtccaaatacatgcagaagGCCAAATGGAGCTACTAAATTGCTCtgagtgtacatgtgtgtgttaatgtgtgtgtctgccctgcgatgaactggcaaccttttttgCCTTTCGCCCATTTAACCAAACCCaccaggaccctgaccaggataaaatggtggtaaatcagacaaaaatgaattaataaataagtaatcacTTTTTAATCGACTGCCAGTTTTAAAGTGCAGCCTTTTATGAAACTTCTTTCTCAATTCATACTTTGTTTTTCTATAAATTAATGATGATAGATGCTGTGCCCAGACTGTATAAAGCAGCAGAGGGGGAATGCCATGCTCCAGGGTGCAGGGTGAGGACCTTACAGACTGGCTTAGAATGGAGAGATGGTCCCTAAAGGCATGGGGGCCAGCTGTTGGTACGAGCTTAGACACCATCCCCAGCCAGAAGAACCTATTGTGAGTTCAGGCCTCTGTGCAAACCTTTCACCAGGCCATGGTCATGTCTGTGGGTAGGGGGGAACCTCCCAGCTGACTAGGCAAGTATGGAAACCCCAGTGGAACACAATCTGTTTCTATGActtttaatgaaatgtttaaatgcACAGTCTGTTACATACTGCAATGAACCATTTTCAGGCACCAGTGTTAAAGGGTCAAGCTTAAACCTGACACAAAGTCAGTCACAGTTTAGGATCTGATGGTTatcactagggatgcatcaataccattttttcccaaccgagtacgagtacaagtacatgtatttttgtacttgccgataccaataccgatacctattggatcagatatctgacatgttagaacaggggttttcaacctggaggagtacttgtctgggggggcgccagtgcctgaccaggggggcgtggcattatgagatttttttacttctaaaactaaagcaattaatttttcacccacgggagacatatttaattagtctaactgaccacgctcacacgcacgtttaatgttattcagttcagtctgaaaaaaaccttcaaaatagagccatcagcgaagataaaccggtgacaaaagcaatgaccgctgttataggacgtgtgtgtgtgtctaagagaggagatgctctgttcacagtattgatataagtgattcaggagtcaattcattttaagcgcagcgtaagtttcttttctcagtcatctctccatgtttactgttataatgaatgttgcggttgtaaataaacaccaactactacagaacatcctgtgtgactcgcttaccttaaaaagctcaggcttaattatactgcttattaccacagagcgggagccgactcagagtcgttctgtctgtggagctaaacgttttctgtcagtcagagcagatgatcctgaactaaccaacttagtaattgatgaacttttgtctatgctggactctgtgaagtaacgttttctgctctcatctacatcaaaaagcaagaaccgcttatgatttaccaaagtgaaccacgaacttatataatgtgctgatagaatcggctcagatggggtcggactgtattattttaattattaatataagtaatattttcaatcagcaaaattgcatcgtatgtatgatgtgctcaacgttattttagcttgtcagaagcttgcTCGATGATTTCTGTGCGGTGGTTGACgaaggggagggggcgtggcgCAAGTGGGGGTGGGGTGCAAGTTCGCGGTTGGCACACGCGCGCTCACACTTAGTGATCGAGAGccaagttttgatcgccgagcgaacgccgagttgctcccgagccggcaaatctagcgccgaccagccgccgagcggaaatcagggcaaaagtcatgtagtgtgaactaggcgcAACGCAGCAATAGACACGGTATCggcagtggcggagccagacaattttcataggggtggccagactgagaccattgctcacacaggggtggcacagaaactgatacctttttgtatgtggtcactcactcatttacctatacaggcagtaagtgccatgtagaattacatcacgaagaataataagctttttttcctctcttcattttctctgacaagtgaaaaaccagaatatagcctataaccttaacgttatgaggaagaatttcaaagatattcctttgcaatactttatcatttggctgccaacttgtgtgtaatgatgagactcatttgaacaccagaacatgctagtgtgaatgcatggaaaacaaattttaattttctttcaagaatatgatacagactgaccaacactattaagccaaatcagcattaaaaatagactttacttttaatagccttctacaatgctggagcttcttaaaacggaatatatatttttttaaatagaagtgttatttaactgctattaaattgttttccaacaaaatccgcccaattaggatgataaccgcccaatctggcaacactggaacgcgcagagccagctggcgcctttactcgtagctcgccacaaatactactaaatagtaatagtagtactagtagcactaagtagtactacttctgtaattgtgttggtggttgacatttatgtcgagtgtattactgcactgttttggtggagaactacttctttgaggtgcgctgttgaattgcgtccctgtgagaacacctgcgtgcagaaatgcttccgcaaaaaaagttgccggtgatgggggggccggaggggtggccgaagattcatttatggtggccatggccaccactggccaccccctggctccgcccctgggtatcggatgtttagtatcggagcctcgtttgcgagtacgagttaatgagcgcggtatcggcaaatacccgataccagtatcggtactcatgcatctctagttatcACACTGTTTACAATACTGAATAACAGTGTATTTCAGTTTATTACTGTGTAAAACAACAGTCTTTTCATGTCACTTAAAAGGAATCTCCCATTTTTGTCCATCAGCTGTTTAGGCATTTCCAAGAAGCCTAACAACTAAAAATCTTAACCTTTTTTACCTACATGTTTACTAATCCTCCTGTGCTAAGATAAGCTAGTAATTATTTTTACAAGCCAGGTAgacatttaatttgttgtttataccaacacagcagagctgggcggtatgacggtacattcgggATACCGGCTTTGATTCCTCGTACGGTATTATTTTTTCATCAGTGGTGACTGGGAGACTGCAAAATctcgttttatttgttaaatttgctaacggtaattgtataatacttacatattatattaataataaacatcgtgtgtatacaccgatcaaccataacattaaaaccacctccttgtttctacactcactgtccatgttatcagctccccattcatgctgttcttcaatggtcaggaccaccacagagcaggtattatttgggtggtgggtcattctcagcactgcagtgacactgacatggtggtggtgtgttagtgtgtgttgtgctggtatgagtggatcaggcacagcagcgctgctgcagtttttaaacacctcactgtcattgctggactgagaatagtccaccaatcaaaaatatccagccaacagcgccctgtgggcagtgtcctgtgaccactgatgaaggtctatgatgacgaccaactcaaacagcagcaatagatgagcgatcgtctctgactctgaccaactaggtaggagtgtctaatagagtggacagtgagtggacacggtatttaaaaactccagcagcgctgctgtgtctgatccactcataccagcacaacacacactaacacaccaccaccatgtcagtgtcactacagtgctgagaatgacccaccatccaaataatgcctgcatctgtagtggtcctgtgggggtcctgaccattgaagaacagcatgaaagtgggctaacaaagcatgcagagaaacaaatggactacagtcagtaattgtagaactacaaagtgctcctatatggtaagtggagctgataaaatggacagtgagtgtagaaacaaggaggtggttttaatgttatggcacacgtactgattccatcattaTTGTGTTaatttgtggggccaagcaaaccttatagtagtcaaaaccttcactatatacatggtgaaatgaaaATGTTCTGCTCTGGCATGTAAAATaaaagccacagacatataaaagtcccagtcatacaaaaaataaaacataccgtgatataccgtgaaaccgtcagaatattaaaaatacCGTGACACAAAtgtttggtcataccgcccagccctactacaAAGTACTACTGAAAAGCAAAGAAATTTAAAGCAATCAATCATCAGGTTTAACAATCTTACATTTTCATGCACTGCAGGTTTTATGTCAGTGATTATCTTTTTACATTGCAACTGTATGTGTTTACTTTTGAAATTTGATTCGTTTTTCCTGAAATATTAGCCTGTACCATTCTCTTTTTAAGACATTGACTATATTTGTAAACCATTGCATATTTTACCTCAGAACACAGAGACATTGATCAGAAGAATGcgatttaatatcattatttaGCTTTCCGTTGTATTACAGACAGCGTTCAACAGCGACCACAACAAACCAACGGCCCGGAATATGTGCTAACCCGGCTAACGGGCTAACATTCAGCGAGTTTACCTTACCTAGCTCAGCTTTTAGTGTGACTGTTAATAGTGAAATACACGCACGAAACCCGGTAAATAATACTGCCGTTATTCAACACAACAGCAATACGCATTTAATGCTGTTTTAGCATGCATGCTACCCGCCCGCTCGACATAGTTTTACTCAAGTGTTCATTTTATACAAAATTAAACGGCACATGCCGACTATAACTGTCTGTACTCAGCGTCAACGTTTTATTACCATGATATTTCACTAGAAAAATAATAACACCACGgataatttataaatgtaatataacttACCGTTTCAGCTATGCTAACTGGTTAGCGGTCCATCATCGCCCAGTCCCAGCCCCTCCTTTCAACACAGCCAGGATCTGACCAGCCACCTGCCGGGCACTCAACCTGGCGTTCGACAATAAGCCGCGTACCAAATCACTCTATATCCAATAAATAGTGCACTTCATAGCCAGCATTTTCACCCGATCTAGTACGAGTATGAAGGGAATAGGAAGCTAAATGGAATTTGGCCCAAAATAACGGTTTATAGCTGCATCTGGGCAAGAAAAGCACCTGACACACAAACAGCATGCCTTGCACGTTATAATGTTTCTAGAATATTCTTGTATTACTAAATCCTGTTTAAACAGTGGTATTGTTTTAGTCTCGAAATGAAGATAGGCTTAATTGCTGTTTATAAGCAAGTAATAACAGGTATTCGGGGTACTGAGTAGAATTTCTAACCCCTATATTAGTAATAATGGGCTCTCCATTTAAAGATGGTAAGAATATATGTACATttaccagacgcttttatccaaagtgacttacagtacagtgacagtatgttgtctaagcaattaagggttaagggccttgctcaagggcccaacagtagcaacctggcagtagtggggcttgaaccaacaacctttggattactagtccagtaccttaaccactacgccACAACTGTCCATATGTACAAATCTCAAGTGTAATATTGTATAAAATTTTTTTGTGAATATATTACttgaaattttattttttaattgtatttatttttatttagtcagATTTCAAAtacacataatatacataagCTGTGCTTTGTGTATAAATGGGTGGGTGAGCTTGTGATGCACTGCAATGAACTGGCACTTTATCCAGGGTTACTGaagttgaataaatgaatgaccaTGGTATTGTCTTCAATGTCTTTAAAATTTAACTGAATTTTCCCCTTAGAGAATGTAAGCTTGTTACACATTGAGGAAGTTCTTAAAAATAAGAAACCAACATTTGAAATTGTGCCAATAAGATAAGTGACTTGTTATGAGAGGCATTAATCATAAAACTAAAAGTATTTGTAACCATGCAGTTCATTAAGAGACACTAGATCCTGTATTTTGTGATGGTCAATGATCTAATTGTTTTACCAATTAATGCTGCACATTAGCCTTTACAGTGCAAATGTTACATTGGTTACAGAAACTGTGTAACCTTTAAACAGTACTTACCTTCAATATTACTAAAACTTGGGATATGTAAGTCATGGCAGTAAACACAcagttctttatttctttatttattatttatactcttttttttattcacgTGCATGTGCCTTAACCAGGCAGTTAATGTTTAGTTGTCTGACCTTCCCTCACCTGAGACATGCCGTTGCTGCCACGTCATCTGGGCACCAACATTATAAATCCTTGAACACCACCAAATGAACAATCTAAGTAGCTGTAGTTCATACAGCAGATTTGTTCATATATCAAGACAGCCCACAATAAATTCAAAAAGTTTTTTAATAAAGACGTATCCAtatcaaaaagaaaagaaattgcaaaaaaaatatttaatacatcATATACTAGTGTAGTATACTAGTGAAGTATACTAGTTTTAGTATACTAAAACTTTTCTATCTCTAGATAAAAACTCATTCTCAGGTCATGCGATATCTGAGGTGCTTCCACAAACGGTCATTGGGCCGCATCGTTTGCCTCCACCTCAGCACTCCCTTCTTTTTTCGGATTGATTGGATGGGCTCTGGCAGGAGCGAGTAATCTGCATTCTTCTCACTCTCGACCAGAATTACTTGTACACCGGACTGAATGATGACAGTAAAAAATTCAGTGTCTAGCAATTCGTTGAGCCTTTCTCGGCCTTCAGCCAGTGGAATTAAGCTTTTTTCTTGGTGATCGGCCCGGCTTGATCCTGAGAGAATGAGCACCACTGTTCTGCTCTGGCTTAACACATCAGTCATGTCTGTAATGCTTCCTGCAACCAAAACAGCTTAACTGATTAGATGGACATGTGAGTAATAACTGTTGATGACTTAAAAACTTGTTATGTTTACATATCTAATGATATCACATATTCCTAAAAATACTGAATACCATATTCCtactgtatttaaaattttCTTTTAGGAAACAGGCTAGCCATTGTTTCCTATAGCCACCAGTCTGGTTAGGCCCTTTATAGACACAACTGGTCATGTCTCAGGGATAGTCAGGTGGGATATCTCCTCCTTGCCACTGCAACGAttcctactgtctggttaagTAACTGGCACAATTAGTGAAGAAATGctgagaaatgtgtttaaaaagtaacttagacTAAATACAGATACCTAATTTGTATTCAGTATACTTATATAGAATACTTATCTTGAATACTTATATATTTTGTTACAGTGCAACCCACTGTGTATAGCCAGAAAATCAACACTTCATCTACCTTCTGTGCTTGAGTCATCACGGCCATGTATAAAGAGTTTGAGGTCATGCTGCTGCTCCAACACCTCAGGAAAGATTTTCAGAGCCAATTTCTCTGCTGTAGAAGGCCCAGGACCATTGCCAGGAAAGTAAGCCACATACGAATTGTATAGTTTCCCTTCCTGAGTTTTGTCTATAGACAAAAACGGAAAAATAATTttcattaatgttttaattaacaggAGAACATTTCTGAAAAAATACTTTCAATACATATTGCTTGATTTTATTTGCCACTTGGTTGCAGTAATAGCTCCCTTTTGTGGAGAAACTTCTGCCTGCTGACTAAGTGAATAAATAACTAAGTGAGTTACTTACAAATGAGGGCAATTAGATGCTAACTAATCATGCTGGGTTAGCACCCTCAACCAATCCAGCCCTGGGTTactaaatatttttacatttggtTATATTTTATTGGTGACTTTAAGGgttatgtgtatctgtgtgtgacaGAATGATTGTTTACTTACTTTTGCCAAACAGTTGACGGTAAGATAGGATTATATCTATTTTAAAAAACATGAGCAGGGCAAAACCCAGAGCAGCTGCTAGTAAGATGAGTAGAGCAATGATCCATAGTGTCTGGGTAGTATTTTCCTctatgaaaaacaaaaacaagtcatttcatgtctgtatatattatattataagtaAATTTAAAACTACATAAACCTAAAACGTCATTGTTTTACTCTAGACAGGTCAGTGACTCTAAGTGTTCTGGCAAATACAGTGCTCTTTAAAATGCCAACAAAtaccactttttattttataatgccTACCTTGAATGAGCCACACTAGACCCGTGTCTGAACCCCTCGGACTAAGAACGATGCACAGGAAAGGTACATTAAAAAATTCTGGAAGTACTTTGGAAATGAACAATGTTGATTTCCCGTATATCTgattattctttctgtgttctCTGAGCAAAAGgtaaaaatatgatttattattagtgttgctgtaacaaaaaaataatagtttagggcaataataaaaataatgtttaaccATCTATAGGTTGCTACagatcagagatgttcacaagtcacaaaatacgagtctgagtcaagtcacgagtctgtaggttagagtctgagtcaagtcacgagtctttaggctagagtccaagtcaagtcacgagtctttaggccagagtccgagtcaagtcacgggtctttaggctagagtccgagtaaaGTCACAAGTctgtaggctagagtctgagtcaagtcacgagtctttaggccagagtcagagtcaagtcacgagtctgtaggttagagtctgagtcaagtcacgagtttttaggctagagtccgagtcaagtcacgagtctgtaggttagagtctgagtcaagtcacgagtctttaggctagagtccgagtcaagtcacgagtctttaggctagagtctgagtcaagtcacgagtctgtaGGTTAGAGTCTGaggcaagtcacgagtctttaagctagagtccgagtcaagtcacgagtctgtaggttagagtctgagtcaagtcacgagtctgtaggttagagtctgagtcaagttatgagtcaatataatctacataaaacatatattggaaatgtagtgtagaaataaacaaataatatgtaagttcagataaaaaaacaacagattagcgactgtattttgccgttttacttagtgcctttactttcttacgtaccagttaaaagcttaaactcttgttttgttttcattgcaaatcgcggcacagcggccaaaatcccaaacacagcaaaaaatccaaaaCCACTGCTtgccttagcttatgttgttccagatgatattaaatttataaccgtgtgtcccattaggaatataattcgttattttgtaaatgtacttataattaaaaacctccaaacttttcccggttgtgaagtaaaacacaaactcgaACATTTACCCTTTGCATGCGTttcgggttaagacggccggagcgttattagagagcagatatatataaaattgtcacacgtaactaatgttgctgacttttgttgtccaaaAGTCATTtattgcgagtcacgagtcaagtccgagtcattttaaatgagttcgagtcgagtctgaagtcgctgtgtgtacGACTTACGTGCAATTCGAGTCCCTATCTCTGCTACAGATTCTAGGGAAAAATGCCTGAGACTATCTTTATTGTTTGCCAgtgttttttactttttgcaTAGAAAGGACACGAGCTTCTGAATTCTAAACATGCCTCCTAAAAGGCTAAATTTTTTCTAAAGAAGCAGCAAAACAGATGATCAGCAATGTGGTGCAATAATTTAATCTAGAATATATAAAAGTATATTGTAGATGAAGCATTAGCAGTCCATGTACTGTAGGATCCCTTCAAAATGTGTGGCTAGTCATGCTTTTATATAAACTTACATTGTTAGGTTGTTCTGAAGCTGTGAATAGAACTCAGAAAAATTATGGTTTACAGTCCAGTAAATGGAGGTTTCCATCGTTGATTCCTCCTTTAAACCAATAAACACTGTGCACTCCAGTTTTAGTTTCTCGCCTGCTTGAACATAAAAGTAAGCAAAATAAATCACTGCTAAAATACCTAATCAACAAATACTTTTCAAATTGTTAAATGTTTGATGTGATAATCTTCTATCTTTCCTTGCTTGACGTGCAGAGTGACATTATGAGGCTGTATTACTCTCGGCTTCTCCACAGgctctaaaaaataaatagttacTTCTAATGTTATTGAAAGAAAGCTACAAGGCTTCTACCTAAAAACTACAGACAACACGGAgagaatacaccg
It encodes:
- the LOC134329299 gene encoding interleukin-1 receptor type 1-like, whose amino-acid sequence is MTGVFILLAFALFLSMSKSIEQMEKTSTVEGHAVKLFCETDQVSENFTFIWSKENKTIKTSSRIKAQGSSLWILSTVLSDSGLYICRSTNLTLSTEFGVLLSVVTGPCPAPVPVELALPGSNVNLSCTEEYVPTLGQRLQVQWWKECKPTGIQGSDLDLFNVSVSSMANYTCMVTFRYEGKNYTASRTIQLKVLTDEPVEKPRVIQPHNVTLHVKQGKIEVKLECTVFIGLKEESTMETSIYWTVNHNFSEFYSQLQNNLTIEHRKNNQIYGKSTLFISKVLPEFFNVPFLCIVLSPRGSDTGLVWLIQEENTTQTLWIIALLILLAAALGFALLMFFKIDIILSYRQLFGKNKTQEGKLYNSYVAYFPGNGPGPSTAEKLALKIFPEVLEQQHDLKLFIHGRDDSSTEGSITDMTDVLSQSRTVVLILSGSSRADHQEKSLIPLAEGRERLNELLDTEFFTVIIQSGVQVILVESEKNADYSLLPEPIQSIRKKKGVLRWRQTMRPNDRLWKHLRYRMT